In Bacteroidia bacterium, a genomic segment contains:
- a CDS encoding substrate-binding domain-containing protein, with protein MKNRIRIKDIAERAQVSRGTVDRVLHNRGNVAPEIKQRILEVLEELNYERNIIASTLAYNRLLRIAILLPDYSDDPFWEEPKNGIEMALKSVEHYGVTVSYYLFDQDDTQSFMNQTEQLLQDAPDAILLAPDFFNESMVFLEKCQQRGIPYMQINTHLARKESCNLGYIGQDTYQSGVLAGRLLSYLIPPESTVGVLHLEKGLPNAHHLIEKEKGFRDFFARHNNGKTKVVQLAFSPFGERQELFDFLDQNLLSVIDIRGLMVTTSRIFLLAEYLQERAMDHISLVGFDLIEKNIQLLEEGKIQFLINQNPFKQGYYGIMNIVEHLIKKSEAESMRMLPLDIAVKENIHYYVKATRDLRVVV; from the coding sequence GTGAAAAACAGGATCAGGATAAAAGATATCGCCGAAAGAGCCCAAGTATCGCGGGGAACCGTGGACAGAGTGCTCCACAACCGGGGCAACGTAGCGCCTGAGATCAAACAGAGAATTCTGGAAGTCCTGGAAGAACTCAATTATGAGCGGAATATCATAGCCAGTACCCTTGCCTACAACCGGTTGTTGCGCATAGCCATTCTTTTGCCCGATTATTCGGATGATCCTTTTTGGGAAGAGCCCAAAAACGGGATCGAAATGGCACTAAAGTCCGTAGAGCATTACGGCGTAACCGTATCGTATTATCTTTTTGATCAGGATGACACACAGAGTTTTATGAACCAGACGGAGCAATTGCTCCAGGATGCGCCCGATGCAATTTTGCTGGCACCAGATTTTTTTAATGAATCTATGGTGTTTCTGGAAAAATGCCAGCAAAGAGGCATCCCCTATATGCAGATCAATACACATCTCGCGCGGAAGGAATCCTGCAACCTGGGATATATTGGTCAGGACACCTACCAAAGCGGTGTATTGGCCGGCAGACTACTCTCCTATCTGATTCCCCCGGAAAGTACAGTCGGCGTACTTCACCTCGAAAAAGGACTGCCCAATGCCCATCACCTGATTGAAAAGGAAAAAGGCTTCAGAGATTTTTTTGCCAGGCACAACAACGGAAAAACAAAAGTGGTACAACTTGCTTTTTCTCCGTTTGGCGAACGGCAGGAGCTATTTGACTTTCTGGACCAAAACCTCCTGTCTGTAATAGATATACGCGGGCTCATGGTCACCACCTCACGTATATTTTTACTGGCAGAATATCTTCAGGAACGGGCGATGGACCATATCAGCCTGGTTGGTTTTGACCTGATAGAAAAAAACATCCAGTTACTGGAAGAAGGGAAAATACAATTTCTGATCAACCAAAACCCATTCAAACAAGGCTACTATGGCATTATGAATATTGTCGAACACCTGATCAAAAAATCAGAAGCAGAGAGTATGCGTATGCTCCCACTGGATATTGCCGTCAAAGAAAATATTCATTACTATGTCAAAGCAACCCGAGACCTTAGAGTTGTCGTTTAA
- a CDS encoding NUDIX domain-containing protein: MSHTHPEKIDPLSIDCTIFGFEDGKLEVLLIRRAIEPSKGKWALPGGFILVKEDIDDASLRILKEMTGVEKLFMEQQQAFGAVNRYPGRRVITLAYFALIQPGNYSLNPGPEASDVRWFDVKGLPELPFDHGAIIDHAVTTLRQKVRHQPIGFELLPEKFTLLQLQELYEAVLGQKLDKPNFRRKMQGMNLLISLNEYQTGVAHRAARLYKFDIERYNKLRESGFVFEV, from the coding sequence ATGTCACATACACATCCCGAAAAAATAGATCCCCTGTCCATCGACTGTACCATCTTCGGTTTTGAGGATGGGAAACTGGAAGTATTATTAATCCGCAGAGCCATCGAACCAAGTAAAGGGAAATGGGCTTTGCCCGGAGGCTTTATCCTGGTAAAGGAGGATATAGATGATGCTTCCCTGCGGATTTTAAAGGAAATGACTGGCGTTGAAAAGCTATTCATGGAACAACAGCAGGCTTTTGGCGCGGTAAATCGTTATCCCGGCCGGAGGGTAATAACCCTGGCATACTTTGCCCTCATACAACCCGGAAACTACAGTCTGAATCCCGGACCCGAGGCCAGTGATGTACGGTGGTTTGATGTAAAAGGTCTGCCGGAATTGCCTTTTGACCACGGGGCGATCATCGATCATGCGGTTACTACGCTCAGACAGAAAGTGAGGCATCAACCCATAGGTTTTGAACTGCTGCCTGAGAAATTCACCCTTCTTCAGTTGCAAGAGTTGTATGAAGCGGTATTAGGGCAAAAACTGGACAAACCCAACTTCCGAAGAAAAATGCAGGGGATGAACCTTCTGATATCTTTGAATGAATATCAGACAGGCGTAGCACACCGGGCGGCAAGACTGTACAAATTTGATATCGAAAGATATAACAAGCTGCGGGAAAGCGGATTTGTCTTTGAGGTATAA
- a CDS encoding SusC/RagA family TonB-linked outer membrane protein encodes MNHIRQLDFKFTQTSSWKLLSVLSITLLLSTGLFAQTTVTGRVTDASGDGMIGVTVAVKGSNSGALSESNGSYKVSVPSDGVLVFSFLGYETVEEAVNGRTTINVSMKEQDITADEVIITALGIQRETKALTYAAQSVNTDEIAKARDLNVVNSLSGKVAGLSISPSGAGVGAPSRVILRGNRSIAGNSQPLYVVDGVPIQGDITNVNPDDIASITVLKGPNAAALYGNRANNGAIIITTKGGKAGGFKVSLSSTYMATQPILLTQYQNEYSQGSNGTYSPASEAAWGAKMTGQSVAHWSPDPGWSPTTYSLNGQPNNVSDFFQTGHNWATNLAISGGTEATQTYFSYTYTDAAGIVPGNDLARHNVHLRITNKLSDRLTLDTKLNYLRDEISNQMPQGESFDNPIRHALRLPRNIRTEDASQFEYTLPSGRVRQNYWVPGSNGGANPYWTINRATNQRNSDRVIAFASLKYDIAEGLSLSARSSVDRIFRNGENRWWNDNYIIADNGRYAVFSGQSSELNLDALLTYEKNLTDDFYFNVNAGGNIRKERGTQVDANTGTALTVPNFFSIGNSQNNIASYSFGAPRDVNSVYAFATFSYKNAIFFDVTGRNDWSSTLPSDNWSFFYPSFGLNAVISDLVDLPTFITFAKVRGSWAEVGNDTQPFQTLRTASVVAGGANGFLGLSTTIPNANLLPEKTRSLEIGADIRFFNNRVGIDVTYYKSNSLNQLFSVALPVGSGASQFFTNGGDVQNRGIEGILSLRPVETTDFQWDLSFNYTRNRNEVIQINDERPSISVATDFMRSFRIEQGRPWGEVYSRGFQKDDQGRVIVGANGRPLVTSGLTELVANYNPNWLGGIRNEFNYKDLNVSFLVDMRFGGSVTSLTNAIIYADGLTEQTLQGREGGLVFGQNFFEEYDAVKEDGTPNDIQITSEEFWVNFGGRNAPVGEAFSADATNIRMREIVLGYRLPMSVGGLNAITFSVVGRNLFFFYNAAGDIDPEVIVGTGTAAEGFNSFAPPTMRSIGGSIKLDF; translated from the coding sequence ATGAATCACATTCGACAATTAGATTTCAAGTTCACGCAGACTTCTTCATGGAAGCTCCTGAGCGTACTGTCAATCACGTTGTTACTTAGTACCGGTTTGTTTGCACAAACTACTGTAACCGGACGTGTTACCGATGCGTCCGGCGATGGCATGATCGGGGTAACCGTTGCTGTTAAAGGCAGTAATTCCGGTGCGCTTTCTGAATCAAATGGTAGCTACAAAGTGAGTGTACCATCTGATGGTGTACTGGTGTTTTCTTTCCTCGGTTATGAAACTGTTGAAGAGGCAGTAAATGGTCGCACCACGATCAATGTCTCTATGAAAGAACAGGATATCACTGCCGATGAGGTAATCATTACTGCATTGGGTATTCAAAGAGAGACAAAAGCGCTGACTTATGCTGCGCAAAGTGTAAATACTGACGAAATTGCCAAAGCCCGTGACCTGAACGTGGTCAACTCGCTCTCTGGTAAAGTAGCAGGTCTTTCTATCAGCCCATCTGGTGCTGGTGTAGGTGCTCCTTCACGGGTAATCCTCCGCGGTAACCGCTCTATTGCAGGTAACAGCCAGCCCCTTTACGTTGTGGACGGTGTGCCCATCCAGGGTGATATCACCAACGTAAACCCTGATGATATTGCTTCCATTACCGTACTGAAAGGCCCTAACGCCGCAGCGCTTTATGGAAACCGTGCCAACAATGGTGCGATCATCATTACAACCAAAGGGGGTAAAGCCGGTGGATTCAAAGTCAGCCTCAGCTCTACCTACATGGCTACCCAACCTATCCTTCTTACTCAATATCAAAACGAGTATAGCCAGGGCAGCAATGGTACCTATTCTCCTGCTTCTGAAGCTGCATGGGGTGCAAAAATGACCGGACAAAGTGTCGCTCACTGGTCTCCCGATCCAGGATGGTCTCCTACGACTTATTCTCTCAACGGACAACCAAACAACGTTAGCGACTTTTTCCAGACGGGTCACAACTGGGCAACCAACCTCGCCATCTCCGGTGGAACTGAAGCTACTCAGACTTATTTCTCCTATACTTACACTGATGCCGCCGGTATCGTACCGGGTAACGATCTTGCCCGCCACAACGTGCACCTGCGTATTACGAATAAGCTGTCTGACAGGCTGACACTGGATACCAAACTGAACTATCTGCGGGACGAAATTTCCAACCAGATGCCTCAGGGTGAAAGCTTTGACAACCCGATCCGTCATGCGCTGCGTCTGCCACGTAACATCCGTACCGAAGATGCTTCTCAGTTTGAATACACCCTGCCTTCAGGACGTGTACGTCAAAACTACTGGGTACCAGGTTCCAATGGTGGTGCTAACCCTTACTGGACCATCAACCGTGCGACCAATCAGCGTAACTCAGACCGCGTAATTGCTTTCGCATCTCTGAAATATGATATCGCCGAAGGTTTGTCTTTATCAGCCAGATCTTCTGTTGACCGAATCTTTAGAAATGGTGAAAACAGATGGTGGAATGACAACTATATCATCGCTGACAATGGCCGTTATGCTGTATTCTCCGGTCAGTCTTCAGAATTGAACCTGGATGCGTTGCTGACCTACGAAAAAAACCTGACAGATGACTTCTACTTCAATGTCAACGCAGGTGGCAACATTCGTAAAGAAAGAGGAACTCAGGTAGATGCCAACACAGGTACTGCGCTGACCGTTCCAAACTTCTTCTCTATCGGAAACAGCCAAAACAACATCGCTTCTTACAGCTTTGGAGCTCCCAGAGATGTAAACTCGGTGTATGCTTTTGCAACATTCTCCTATAAAAACGCCATCTTCTTTGACGTTACAGGTCGTAATGACTGGAGTTCAACTCTTCCTTCAGACAACTGGTCATTCTTCTATCCTTCATTTGGATTGAATGCCGTTATATCTGATCTGGTTGATCTTCCAACCTTTATCACCTTCGCAAAAGTAAGAGGTTCATGGGCAGAAGTGGGTAACGATACCCAGCCTTTCCAAACACTTCGTACAGCATCCGTTGTTGCTGGTGGTGCAAATGGATTCCTCGGTCTGAGTACGACAATTCCAAATGCCAACCTGCTTCCTGAGAAAACCCGTTCACTTGAAATCGGTGCAGACATTCGTTTCTTCAACAACCGTGTAGGAATTGATGTTACCTACTACAAGTCTAACTCACTCAACCAGCTGTTCTCAGTAGCACTGCCTGTAGGTTCTGGTGCTTCTCAGTTCTTCACCAATGGTGGTGACGTTCAAAACAGAGGGATTGAAGGTATCCTTTCTCTGCGTCCGGTTGAAACAACTGACTTCCAGTGGGATCTTTCTTTCAACTATACCCGCAACAGAAATGAGGTTATCCAGATCAACGACGAGCGTCCAAGCATTTCCGTCGCTACAGACTTCATGCGTTCATTCCGGATCGAACAAGGAAGACCCTGGGGTGAAGTTTACTCCCGTGGATTCCAGAAAGATGATCAGGGCCGGGTTATCGTAGGTGCAAATGGCCGACCATTGGTTACCAGTGGTCTGACTGAACTTGTCGCCAACTACAACCCCAACTGGCTGGGCGGTATTCGCAACGAATTTAACTATAAAGACCTGAACGTCAGCTTCCTCGTTGATATGCGCTTTGGCGGTAGTGTAACATCACTTACCAATGCTATTATTTATGCTGATGGTCTGACCGAACAAACCCTCCAGGGTCGTGAAGGCGGGCTGGTATTCGGACAAAACTTCTTTGAAGAATACGATGCCGTAAAAGAAGATGGAACACCTAATGATATCCAGATTACCTCAGAAGAGTTTTGGGTAAACTTTGGTGGTCGTAACGCACCCGTAGGTGAAGCTTTCTCTGCTGATGCAACCAACATTCGTATGAGAGAAATTGTATTGGGCTACAGACTGCCTATGTCAGTTGGTGGACTAAATGCAATTACTTTCTCTGTAGTGGGAAGAAACCTGTTTTTCTTCTATAATGCAGCCGGTGATATTGATCCGGAAGTAATTGTTGGAACCGGAACGGCAGCTGAAGGTTTTAACTCTTTTGCTCCTCCTACCATGAGATCTATTGGCGGTAGTATTAAACTTGATTTTTAA
- the xylA gene encoding xylose isomerase produces the protein MNRLQNFSDSVLTGSVEFFPGIGKIPFEGKESDNPLAFKYYNESQVVGGKSMKDHFRFAVAYWHTLCNTGGDPFGPGTKVFPWQKSADPVQQALDKMDAAFEFITKLGVPYYCFHDVDLVDEGPTIAEYERRMQIVVDYAKEKQAASGVKLLWGTANLFSNPRYMNGAATNPDFHVLPYAATQVRNALDATIALNGENYVFWGGREGYMSLLNTDMKRELDHLARFLHMAKDYARKQGFKGMFFIEPKPMEPTKHQYDFDCATVLNFLREYDLMEDFSLNIEVNHATLASHTFDHELQVAAAAGKLGSIDANRGDYQNGWDTDQFPNNLYEITEAMLVILENGGFGGGGVNFDAKTRRNSTDLSDIFYAHIGAMDVFARALLIADKIRTHSPWQQWRTERYASFDKGKGAEFESGKLSLEDLCSLAIELGEPAQISGRQEMFENLINQYI, from the coding sequence ATGAACCGACTACAAAATTTTTCAGACTCAGTGCTCACCGGATCAGTGGAATTTTTCCCGGGTATAGGGAAAATTCCGTTTGAAGGAAAAGAATCTGACAACCCTCTGGCATTTAAGTATTACAACGAAAGCCAGGTGGTAGGCGGAAAATCAATGAAAGATCATTTCCGCTTTGCGGTTGCCTATTGGCATACGTTGTGCAATACGGGCGGCGACCCTTTTGGCCCTGGAACTAAGGTTTTTCCCTGGCAAAAAAGTGCAGATCCTGTGCAGCAGGCGCTGGATAAAATGGATGCAGCTTTCGAATTTATCACAAAACTTGGTGTTCCTTATTATTGTTTTCATGATGTTGATCTTGTCGATGAGGGGCCAACTATTGCTGAGTACGAGCGGAGAATGCAGATTGTGGTGGATTATGCCAAAGAAAAGCAAGCGGCTTCAGGAGTAAAACTACTTTGGGGCACGGCCAATCTTTTTTCTAATCCCCGCTACATGAACGGGGCTGCAACAAACCCCGACTTCCATGTTTTGCCTTATGCTGCTACCCAGGTGCGCAATGCGTTGGATGCAACGATTGCCCTCAATGGCGAGAACTATGTGTTTTGGGGAGGCCGGGAAGGATATATGTCTCTGCTCAATACCGATATGAAACGCGAACTGGATCATTTGGCCAGGTTTCTTCATATGGCAAAAGATTATGCGCGAAAACAGGGCTTTAAGGGTATGTTTTTCATTGAACCCAAACCTATGGAGCCAACGAAACATCAGTATGATTTTGACTGTGCGACTGTGCTGAATTTCCTGCGCGAATATGATCTCATGGAGGACTTTAGCCTGAACATTGAGGTTAATCACGCTACGCTTGCCAGCCATACGTTTGACCACGAGCTTCAGGTCGCTGCTGCCGCGGGTAAACTCGGGAGTATTGATGCCAATAGAGGCGATTATCAAAATGGTTGGGATACCGACCAGTTTCCCAATAATCTGTATGAGATAACAGAAGCCATGTTGGTCATTTTGGAAAATGGCGGCTTTGGTGGGGGAGGGGTAAACTTTGATGCCAAAACCCGAAGAAACTCTACCGATTTATCTGATATATTTTATGCACATATCGGAGCAATGGATGTATTTGCCCGTGCCTTGCTGATTGCTGACAAAATCAGAACACACTCTCCCTGGCAACAATGGCGTACCGAACGCTATGCGTCTTTTGACAAAGGAAAAGGTGCGGAGTTTGAATCCGGAAAACTTAGCCTCGAAGATTTGTGTTCTCTCGCCATTGAGTTGGGTGAACCTGCTCAAATCAGTGGAAGACAGGAAATGTTTGAGAATCTGATTAATCAGTATATCTGA